The following are encoded in a window of Solidesulfovibrio magneticus RS-1 genomic DNA:
- a CDS encoding LysM peptidoglycan-binding domain-containing protein has translation MRSVIALVALGLIALVSACSGGDKESFRHVDHDKNGKISYEELLFVFPDVTPDLFTKSDADFDGGLSESEYAAFFKDDARIAAKTAAPAPNAPSPVRPGDGKQLAVPFKGEEVIEIPAPVAEPAVKAKPEKGKKEKDAKGKSEGGKKSEGTTYTVQRGDHLSRIAHKFGVSVEDITRANGDMHPDTLRDGQVLNIPAKP, from the coding sequence ATGCGGTCAGTCATCGCCTTGGTTGCCCTGGGGCTTATCGCCCTGGTCAGCGCCTGCTCCGGAGGGGACAAGGAATCCTTCCGGCATGTCGACCACGATAAAAACGGCAAGATCTCCTACGAGGAGCTGCTGTTCGTTTTTCCGGACGTGACCCCGGACCTGTTCACCAAATCGGATGCCGATTTCGACGGCGGGTTGTCGGAAAGCGAATACGCCGCTTTCTTTAAGGACGACGCCAGGATTGCCGCCAAGACCGCCGCTCCTGCGCCCAATGCCCCTTCCCCGGTGCGTCCCGGCGACGGTAAGCAGCTGGCCGTGCCGTTTAAGGGCGAGGAAGTCATCGAGATTCCCGCTCCCGTGGCCGAGCCGGCCGTCAAGGCCAAGCCGGAGAAAGGCAAGAAGGAAAAGGACGCCAAGGGCAAGTCCGAGGGCGGCAAGAAATCCGAGGGCACGACCTATACCGTGCAGCGCGGGGACCATCTCTCACGCATCGCCCACAAATTTGGCGTCAGCGTGGAAGACATCACCCGGGCCAACGGCGACATGCATCCCGACACCCTGCGTGACGGGCAAGTGCTCAATATCCCGGCCAAGCCCTAA
- a CDS encoding methyltransferase domain-containing protein: MPLAQFLSLAQAIEPQHRYRTVYDADFSVLVPGKEHIDQDILDDFGRIDFAGRTVIDLGCNFGFFTFQARRQGAAAVTGVDREPRVLDGCRLLQRHFGLDNVGFACHDIDDPACSLLGRKFDIAMLVEFIGKTFIVENRVAPALAFLEKLSDRELIVSVQKIYWIRKELGTTPEALGRLYPERYIRGGDFLLLDYVRDFLAPRWRMEPISPMAEGYEKPRKFLRFVPAAGA, translated from the coding sequence ATGCCCCTTGCCCAATTCCTGTCCCTGGCCCAGGCCATCGAGCCTCAGCATCGCTACCGTACGGTCTATGATGCGGATTTCTCCGTCCTCGTGCCGGGCAAGGAACACATCGACCAGGACATTCTTGACGACTTCGGCCGCATCGACTTCGCCGGCCGCACCGTGATCGATCTCGGCTGCAATTTCGGCTTTTTCACCTTCCAGGCCAGACGGCAAGGCGCGGCGGCCGTGACCGGCGTGGACCGCGAACCCCGGGTGCTCGACGGCTGCCGGCTGCTGCAACGGCATTTCGGCCTGGATAACGTGGGCTTTGCCTGCCACGACATCGACGACCCGGCCTGCTCGCTGCTTGGCCGCAAGTTCGACATCGCCATGCTGGTGGAATTTATCGGCAAGACCTTTATCGTGGAAAACCGGGTGGCCCCGGCCCTGGCCTTCCTGGAAAAGCTCTCGGACCGGGAACTCATTGTCTCGGTGCAAAAGATCTACTGGATCCGCAAGGAACTGGGGACCACGCCCGAGGCCCTGGGCCGGCTTTATCCCGAACGCTACATACGTGGCGGCGATTTCCTGCTGCTCGACTACGTACGCGACTTCCTGGCCCCGCGCTGGCGCATGGAACCCATTTCGCCCATGGCCGAGGGCTATGAAAAGCCGCGCAAGTTCCTGCGTTTCGTGCCGGCGGCGGGCGCATGA
- a CDS encoding LapA family protein — translation MRVIKVLFLLVFFFVCMLFFVQNTAILETALLLKLGAFGYQVQTPGVPFYVVLLLSFVAGGLFATLYFLAEKVRLASGMRSLQNKVNALEKQMAQQKKSTVATPPSFAAVAPAPAAAPAATSEPQKADA, via the coding sequence ATGCGCGTGATCAAAGTGCTTTTCCTGCTGGTTTTCTTCTTCGTCTGCATGCTGTTTTTCGTGCAGAACACCGCCATCCTCGAAACCGCCCTGCTGCTCAAGCTCGGCGCCTTCGGCTATCAGGTCCAGACTCCCGGCGTGCCCTTCTACGTCGTGCTGCTCCTGAGCTTCGTGGCCGGCGGCCTGTTCGCCACCCTCTACTTCCTGGCCGAGAAGGTCCGTTTGGCCTCGGGCATGCGCAGCCTGCAAAACAAGGTCAACGCCCTGGAAAAGCAGATGGCCCAGCAGAAGAAGTCCACCGTGGCCACGCCTCCGAGCTTCGCCGCCGTCGCTCCGGCTCCGGCCGCCGCCCCGGCCGCGACCAGCGAACCCCAAAAGGCCGACGCCTAG
- a CDS encoding GDSL-type esterase/lipase family protein codes for MNPVLPALLAMQIVFCGDSITKGWEIYNLFEEPRKVFISGVESSTSADLLRRIEPIAQKRPGKVFLMVGINEIASPDRIIDNYDKIINKIQHLSPYTHIYVQSILPTRAQNIDNAVIVSTNERLKALCDRKNAFVRYLDLYDAFLADDGKLGPNFTEDGIHLTKNAYSLWKKRIASQM; via the coding sequence GTGAATCCCGTGCTGCCCGCCCTGCTCGCCATGCAGATCGTCTTTTGCGGCGACAGCATCACCAAGGGCTGGGAAATCTACAATCTTTTCGAAGAACCGCGCAAGGTCTTCATCAGCGGCGTGGAGTCCTCCACCAGCGCCGATCTGCTGCGCCGCATTGAGCCTATCGCCCAAAAACGGCCGGGCAAAGTCTTCCTCATGGTCGGCATCAACGAGATCGCCTCCCCGGACCGGATTATCGACAACTACGACAAAATCATCAATAAGATCCAACACCTCTCGCCGTATACCCACATCTACGTGCAAAGCATTCTGCCCACCCGGGCCCAGAACATCGACAACGCCGTCATCGTGTCCACCAACGAACGCTTGAAGGCCCTTTGCGACCGCAAAAACGCCTTTGTGCGGTATCTCGACCTCTATGACGCCTTCCTGGCCGACGACGGCAAGCTCGGCCCCAATTTCACCGAAGACGGCATCCATCTGACCAAGAACGCCTATTCTCTCTGGAAAAAACGCATCGCCAGCCAGATGTGA
- a CDS encoding amphi-Trp domain-containing protein — MGEKTDLFHCDEKMLTYDAAVVLEKIVAGLKQGKLAANGDNGPVCVELPRLGELEISFKEKAKSGKSKKKLSIELTWKDGDAPLGLDG; from the coding sequence ATGGGCGAGAAAACCGACCTCTTCCACTGCGATGAAAAAATGCTGACCTACGACGCCGCCGTCGTGCTGGAGAAAATCGTCGCCGGCCTCAAGCAGGGCAAGCTGGCCGCAAACGGCGATAACGGACCGGTGTGCGTGGAGCTGCCGCGCCTGGGCGAGCTGGAAATCAGCTTCAAGGAGAAAGCCAAGTCCGGCAAGTCCAAGAAAAAGCTCTCCATTGAACTTACCTGGAAAGACGGCGACGCGCCCCTTGGCCTCGACGGCTAG
- a CDS encoding alpha-hydroxy-acid oxidizing protein, whose product MDIATLRKTAKEELKGYCRVCPVCNGRACAGEAPGMGGMGTGSAFTANLEALSKVRLNMRTLHNVKTADTTVELFGKTLSMPILAAPMTGVLYNMGGRLAEDEFIRRVIDGAAEAGTIGACGDGADPAMFDSGLAAIAAKAGHGIPFIKPRAQDAIMALLKRSAEAGVAAVGVDVDGAGLAVMALKGQPVSPKTPEELRELVGATTTPFIVKGVMTPDEAEIAFAAGAAAIVVSNHGGRVLDHTPGAAEVLPAIARAVKGKGVILADGGVRTGADVLKYLALGADAVLVGRPLVIGAFGGGAEGVALLLGKMRAELAAAMLLTGTASVREVSPRIVSFQS is encoded by the coding sequence ATGGATATTGCCACGCTTCGAAAGACCGCCAAGGAAGAACTCAAGGGCTATTGCCGGGTGTGCCCGGTTTGCAACGGCCGGGCCTGCGCCGGCGAGGCCCCGGGCATGGGCGGCATGGGCACGGGCTCGGCCTTTACGGCCAACCTGGAGGCCCTGTCCAAGGTCCGGCTCAACATGCGCACCCTGCATAATGTCAAGACGGCCGACACCACTGTCGAACTGTTTGGCAAGACCTTGTCCATGCCGATCCTGGCCGCGCCCATGACCGGTGTGCTCTACAACATGGGCGGGCGGTTGGCCGAGGACGAATTCATCCGCCGCGTCATCGACGGCGCGGCCGAGGCCGGAACCATTGGCGCATGCGGCGACGGAGCCGATCCGGCCATGTTCGACAGCGGCCTGGCCGCCATCGCCGCCAAGGCCGGCCACGGCATCCCCTTTATCAAACCCCGCGCCCAGGACGCCATCATGGCGCTCCTCAAGCGCTCGGCCGAGGCCGGCGTGGCGGCCGTGGGCGTGGACGTGGACGGCGCGGGCCTGGCCGTCATGGCCCTGAAGGGCCAGCCGGTGTCGCCCAAGACCCCGGAAGAACTGCGGGAACTGGTCGGAGCCACGACAACCCCCTTTATCGTCAAGGGCGTCATGACCCCGGACGAGGCCGAAATCGCCTTTGCCGCCGGAGCAGCCGCCATCGTGGTTTCCAACCACGGCGGCCGGGTGCTCGACCATACCCCGGGCGCGGCCGAGGTGCTGCCGGCCATTGCCCGGGCCGTCAAGGGCAAGGGGGTCATCCTGGCCGACGGCGGCGTGCGCACCGGAGCCGACGTGCTCAAGTACCTGGCTCTGGGGGCCGACGCCGTGCTGGTGGGCCGTCCCCTGGTCATCGGCGCGTTCGGCGGCGGGGCCGAGGGCGTGGCGCTTTTGCTTGGTAAAATGCGGGCCGAGCTGGCCGCGGCCATGCTCCTGACCGGCACGGCCTCGGTGCGCGAGGTGTCGCCGCGCATCGTCTCGTTCCAGTCCTGA
- a CDS encoding YwbE family protein, with protein MSDPTRRENIRPGQRVAIVLKKDQRTGALTEGVVRDLLTKAPVHTRGIKVRLTDGQVGRVHRILD; from the coding sequence ATGAGCGATCCCACCCGCCGCGAGAACATCCGGCCCGGGCAACGCGTGGCCATCGTGCTCAAGAAGGATCAGCGCACCGGGGCGCTGACTGAAGGCGTGGTGCGCGACCTGCTCACCAAGGCCCCGGTCCACACCCGGGGCATCAAGGTGCGGCTGACCGACGGCCAAGTTGGCCGGGTGCATCGCATCCTCGACTGA
- a CDS encoding TIGR00725 family protein: MDTTRPGRVSVIGSGQCDATQYETARRVGELAARAGYEIVCGGLGGVMTAVCQGAREAGGHTIGILPGDDVRAANPYVDVPVATGLGIARNVLVVKNGDAVIAVAGGAGTLSEIGVALKLGRPVAALGCFGGIEGVRAVSSPEEALVFVASHLKK, encoded by the coding sequence ATGGACACGACGCGCCCCGGACGGGTATCGGTCATCGGTTCGGGCCAATGCGACGCCACCCAGTACGAGACGGCTCGGCGGGTGGGCGAACTGGCGGCCAGGGCCGGGTACGAAATCGTCTGCGGCGGCCTGGGCGGAGTGATGACCGCCGTCTGCCAGGGGGCCAGGGAAGCCGGCGGTCACACCATAGGCATCCTGCCGGGCGACGACGTCCGAGCGGCCAACCCCTATGTGGACGTGCCGGTGGCCACGGGCCTGGGCATCGCCCGCAACGTGCTGGTGGTCAAAAACGGCGACGCCGTCATCGCCGTGGCCGGGGGAGCCGGCACCCTTTCGGAAATCGGCGTGGCGCTCAAGCTGGGCCGGCCGGTGGCGGCCCTGGGATGCTTCGGCGGCATCGAGGGCGTGCGCGCCGTGTCGAGTCCCGAGGAAGCGCTGGTGTTCGTGGCGTCCCATCTCAAGAAATAA
- a CDS encoding HIT family protein — protein MEVLWAPWRMEYILGPKPDGCVFCLPEKTDGDRDRLVLARGRHGFVIMNKFPYNSGHLMVTPFRHVSCITQLTDEENVELTRGIAYCTRVISDCMRPQGINIGLNLGEAAGSGIAAHIHYQLVPRWNGDSSFMAVFGETRVMPELLLSTFDRLKPFFSDYHATVTS, from the coding sequence ATGGAAGTGTTGTGGGCGCCCTGGCGCATGGAGTATATCCTTGGACCCAAACCCGACGGCTGCGTGTTCTGCCTGCCTGAGAAAACCGACGGCGACCGGGATCGCTTGGTTTTGGCCCGAGGGCGGCACGGCTTCGTCATCATGAATAAATTTCCCTACAATTCCGGCCATCTCATGGTCACGCCTTTTCGCCACGTCAGCTGCATCACCCAGCTCACCGACGAAGAAAATGTGGAATTGACCCGGGGCATCGCCTATTGCACGCGGGTCATCAGCGACTGCATGCGGCCCCAGGGCATAAACATCGGTCTCAACCTGGGCGAGGCCGCCGGTTCGGGCATCGCCGCCCATATCCACTACCAGCTCGTTCCCCGCTGGAACGGCGACTCCTCTTTCATGGCCGTTTTTGGCGAAACCCGGGTGATGCCGGAATTGCTGCTGTCCACCTTTGATCGGCTCAAACCGTTTTTTTCGGATTACCACGCAACCGTCACGTCGTGA
- the uvrC gene encoding excinuclease ABC subunit UvrC — translation MFTFEPKNFPMSPGVYLMKGARGKILYVGKAKNLRSRLSSYFRNDAGLTVKTAALVAKVEGVDVLLTASEKEALLLESSLIKKHRPRYNIVLKDDKNYILFKLDKRSPFPRLAFTRRVERDGAAYFGPFTSAAAARATWKELGRAFPLRKCGDRAMANRVRPCLYHSIGQCLAPCVLAVDPGEYAALVRRVEAFLTGRSAEVLRAVEHEMEQAAESLAFEKAAGLRDLLRAMKKTVEGQATVLTRLIDIDVVGLAAVPTGVGLCVLFVRQGRLLDRKTFFFPGVTADEARGAAVTAMLQFYRPESFIPPRIVVPDVLTAAEAAGSGALAEAADPASAEAGRAGSGPADGQTSPGSSAVGLAEARPAEDDPSAPAAIPVADDRQENGGDLTERLSATTNADEAGEAVADSLALAEILEERRGGALRLGSPRGREERKLLAMAEANAGRAAEEAAKAAERDLLPALAKAFGLARLSRIEAVDVSHLGGKGVRVGLVVFEEGAPRKSDYRSYGFPEAEGSSDDYLALAAFAAKRAEAGPPWPDLLLIDGGKGQLAAVERALGQAGAGGAFALASIAKGDRRSQNEMEDVIFVPGRKNPLGLRPGSPELLFLQRVRDTVHDYSIGRQRLARKKTGLRSDLLALPGIGPKTARLLWEAFGSTAAMRAASVEAVRERTGLGPARAAQVVAALQAVSD, via the coding sequence ATGTTCACCTTTGAACCGAAAAATTTCCCCATGTCTCCTGGCGTTTACCTGATGAAGGGAGCGCGCGGCAAAATTCTCTACGTCGGCAAGGCGAAAAACCTGCGTTCCCGCCTTTCCTCCTACTTTCGAAACGACGCCGGGCTGACCGTCAAGACCGCCGCCCTGGTGGCCAAGGTCGAGGGCGTGGACGTGCTCTTGACCGCCTCGGAAAAAGAGGCCCTGCTCCTCGAATCGAGCCTGATCAAAAAACACCGCCCGCGCTACAACATTGTCCTGAAAGACGACAAGAACTACATTCTCTTCAAGCTCGACAAGCGCTCACCGTTTCCTCGGCTGGCGTTTACCCGCCGGGTGGAGCGCGACGGCGCGGCCTATTTCGGGCCCTTCACCTCGGCCGCCGCCGCCAGGGCCACCTGGAAGGAGCTTGGCCGGGCCTTTCCCCTGCGCAAATGCGGCGACCGGGCCATGGCCAACCGGGTGCGGCCCTGCCTGTACCATTCCATCGGCCAATGTCTGGCCCCGTGCGTGCTGGCCGTGGACCCCGGGGAATACGCCGCCCTGGTGCGCCGGGTGGAGGCCTTTTTGACCGGCCGCTCGGCCGAGGTGCTGCGCGCTGTTGAGCATGAGATGGAGCAGGCGGCCGAGTCGCTGGCCTTCGAGAAGGCGGCCGGGCTGCGCGATCTGCTGCGGGCCATGAAAAAAACCGTGGAAGGGCAGGCCACGGTCTTGACCCGCCTGATCGACATCGACGTGGTGGGGTTGGCCGCCGTGCCGACCGGGGTCGGGCTTTGCGTGCTTTTTGTACGCCAGGGCCGGCTGCTCGACCGCAAGACGTTCTTTTTTCCGGGTGTGACGGCTGACGAGGCCCGGGGCGCGGCCGTCACGGCCATGCTGCAGTTCTATCGGCCCGAGAGCTTCATTCCGCCGCGCATCGTCGTGCCCGACGTCTTGACGGCCGCCGAAGCCGCCGGGAGCGGGGCGCTGGCCGAGGCGGCCGATCCGGCTTCGGCCGAGGCGGGAAGGGCCGGCTCTGGGCCGGCCGATGGCCAGACGTCGCCGGGTTCCTCGGCTGTGGGGCTTGCCGAGGCAAGACCGGCCGAAGACGACCCAAGCGCTCCGGCGGCAATCCCCGTGGCCGACGACCGGCAGGAAAACGGTGGGGACCTGACCGAGCGCCTGTCCGCCACAACCAATGCCGACGAGGCCGGCGAAGCCGTGGCCGACAGTCTGGCCCTGGCCGAAATCCTGGAGGAGCGCCGGGGCGGGGCCCTGCGCCTGGGGTCGCCGCGCGGCCGCGAGGAGCGCAAGCTTTTGGCCATGGCCGAGGCCAACGCCGGCCGAGCCGCCGAGGAAGCGGCCAAGGCGGCCGAACGCGACCTGCTGCCGGCCCTGGCCAAGGCCTTTGGCTTGGCGCGCCTTTCCCGCATCGAGGCCGTGGACGTGTCGCACCTGGGCGGCAAGGGCGTGCGCGTGGGACTGGTCGTCTTTGAGGAGGGCGCGCCCAGGAAAAGCGACTACCGCAGCTACGGCTTTCCCGAGGCCGAAGGCTCGTCCGACGACTATCTGGCCCTGGCCGCCTTTGCCGCCAAACGGGCCGAGGCCGGGCCGCCCTGGCCGGATTTGCTGCTCATCGACGGCGGCAAGGGGCAGCTGGCCGCCGTGGAGCGCGCCCTTGGCCAAGCCGGCGCGGGCGGGGCTTTTGCCCTGGCCTCCATCGCCAAGGGGGACCGGCGCTCCCAAAACGAAATGGAAGACGTCATTTTCGTGCCGGGCCGTAAAAATCCGCTCGGGCTGCGGCCGGGGTCGCCGGAGCTGCTGTTCCTGCAGCGGGTGCGCGACACGGTGCACGACTATTCCATCGGTAGGCAACGGCTGGCCCGCAAGAAGACGGGCCTTCGAAGCGATCTGCTGGCCCTGCCGGGCATCGGCCCCAAGACGGCGCGGCTGTTGTGGGAGGCTTTTGGCTCCACGGCGGCCATGCGGGCGGCCTCGGTGGAAGCCGTGCGGGAGCGCACTGGTCTGGGGCCGGCCAGGGCGGCGCAGGTGGTTGCGGCCCTGCAAGCGGTTTCGGATTGA
- the lysA gene encoding diaminopimelate decarboxylase: protein MHHFEYRGGELYAEDVPVSTLVAAYGTPLYVYSAATLRRHFRAFDSAFAALPHLTCYSVKANSNLSVLKTLAAMGAGMDIVSGGELYRALAAGVDPQKIVYSGVGKRASEIEEALKAGILMFNVESTGELERLSAIASRLGKTAQVSLRINPNVDPKTHPYISTGLKKNKFGLDIDHSLAAYAKAMELPGVTPVGIDCHIGSQLTSISPFLEALDKILAFRDKLTAMGIETRYLDLGGGLGIQYNEEEPPHPSEFGQALTKALGDLPITLILEPGRVIVGNAGILVTEAVYTKKTPSKDFIIVDAAMNDLIRPSLYDSYHAIREVRPAGRPELSVDVVGPICESGDFLARDRALPAVAPGEHLAVFSAGAYGFTMSSNYNSRPRAAEILVDGDEVIVARRRESYDDLIALER from the coding sequence ATGCATCATTTCGAGTACCGCGGCGGCGAGCTGTACGCCGAGGACGTTCCGGTTTCGACCCTTGTCGCCGCCTACGGCACGCCGCTGTACGTCTACAGCGCCGCCACCCTGCGCCGGCATTTCAGGGCCTTTGACTCGGCCTTTGCCGCTCTGCCGCATCTCACCTGCTATTCCGTCAAGGCCAATTCCAACCTGTCGGTGCTCAAAACCCTGGCCGCCATGGGCGCGGGCATGGACATCGTCTCGGGCGGCGAGCTCTACCGGGCTTTGGCCGCAGGCGTTGACCCCCAAAAAATCGTCTACTCGGGCGTGGGCAAGCGGGCCAGTGAGATCGAGGAAGCGCTTAAAGCCGGCATCCTCATGTTCAACGTGGAGTCCACGGGCGAACTCGAACGCCTAAGCGCCATCGCCTCGCGCCTGGGCAAGACGGCGCAAGTGAGCCTTCGCATCAATCCCAACGTGGACCCCAAGACCCATCCCTACATTTCCACGGGGCTGAAGAAAAACAAGTTCGGCCTGGACATCGACCACTCCCTGGCCGCCTACGCCAAGGCCATGGAGCTGCCCGGGGTCACGCCGGTGGGCATCGACTGCCACATCGGCTCCCAGCTCACCTCCATTTCACCGTTCCTGGAAGCCCTGGACAAGATTCTGGCCTTCCGGGACAAGCTCACGGCCATGGGCATTGAGACCCGCTACCTCGACCTCGGCGGCGGACTTGGCATCCAGTACAACGAGGAAGAGCCGCCGCATCCCAGCGAATTCGGCCAGGCCCTGACCAAGGCCCTGGGCGATCTGCCCATCACGCTCATCCTCGAACCCGGCCGGGTCATCGTCGGCAACGCCGGCATCCTGGTCACCGAGGCGGTCTACACCAAAAAGACCCCGAGCAAGGACTTCATCATCGTGGACGCGGCCATGAACGACCTCATCCGGCCCTCGCTCTACGACTCCTACCACGCCATCCGCGAAGTGCGCCCGGCCGGCCGGCCCGAACTGAGCGTGGATGTTGTCGGCCCCATCTGCGAATCCGGCGACTTCCTGGCCCGGGACCGGGCTTTGCCGGCCGTGGCCCCGGGCGAACACCTGGCCGTGTTCTCGGCCGGCGCCTACGGCTTCACCATGTCCTCCAACTACAACTCCCGGCCCAGGGCGGCCGAAATCCTGGTCGACGGCGACGAGGTCATCGTGGCCCGCCGCCGCGAGAGCTATGACGACTTGATCGCCCTGGAACGCTAG
- the mutS gene encoding DNA mismatch repair protein MutS has protein sequence MTPMLEQYLRAKAEHPDALLFYRMGDFYELFFEDAITAARELQITLTTRNPGADSPIPMCGVPHHAAEGYLAELLEKGFSVAVCDQIEDPRQAKGLVKRAVTRVLTPGTAVEDGNLRAKEHNFLAALYYDADERAGGLAWVDCSTGEWSGLHSRDAARLWQWMVKIGPRELLLPEGVTPPRDIPLAGVHVTTVPPRPHFDFAAGRDKVLSAQSVADLAALDCTDKPQLVRAMGALLTYLSATYMRDLGHLGPFKPVNLGRHMLLDEVTERNLEIFRRLDGRKGRGTLWHVLDRTQTPMGGRLLETMLRQPWLDLGPIHETQEAVALFAEDESLRRLVREDLAGVYDLERLITRIFLGRAVPRDFTALRQSLAALPALRQRLSGAASAKAASALLSGWDDLDDLFELLSRALVDSPPVLVTEGGLFRAGYHPELDELLDLAEHGEQKLQELLAREQEDGNLPKLKLGFNRVFGYYFELSKAAGYAPAHFERRQTLANCERYVTPALKELEDKLLASGEKRKTLEYNLFRELRDHVAGLRERVMETAARVARLDVWQGLAEAAVAGDWTRPELHAGQAIAIRAGRHPVVEAVTGVGNYIPNDVSLDESTRMLLITGPNMAGKSTVLRQTALIAILAQIGSFVPAAKASVGLVDRVFCRVGASDNLAQGQSTFMVEMMETARILRQAGKKSLVILDEIGRGTATFDGLALAWAVVEELCGRDDGHGVRTLFATHYHELTALEGRIPGLKNANIAVKEWKGDIIFLRRLLPGPADRSYGVEVAKLAGVPRNVVKRAREILGELESCRDPAQAARGNRERGQPSLPGLFAVQPPHAAADETEARPDLSALLLDELSRLELDRMTPLEALTLLCDWKGRFGGNAR, from the coding sequence ATGACCCCCATGCTCGAACAGTATCTGCGCGCCAAGGCCGAGCACCCTGACGCGCTGCTGTTCTACCGCATGGGGGATTTCTACGAATTGTTTTTCGAGGACGCGATCACCGCGGCCCGCGAACTGCAAATCACCCTCACCACGCGCAATCCCGGAGCGGATTCGCCCATCCCCATGTGCGGTGTGCCGCATCACGCCGCCGAGGGGTATCTGGCCGAACTGCTCGAAAAAGGGTTTTCGGTCGCCGTTTGCGACCAGATCGAGGACCCGCGGCAGGCAAAGGGCCTGGTCAAACGGGCCGTCACCCGGGTGCTCACCCCGGGCACGGCCGTGGAAGACGGCAACCTGCGGGCCAAGGAACACAACTTCCTGGCCGCCCTCTACTACGATGCCGACGAACGGGCCGGCGGCCTGGCCTGGGTCGACTGCTCCACCGGCGAATGGTCCGGCCTGCATTCCCGCGACGCTGCCCGCCTGTGGCAGTGGATGGTGAAGATCGGCCCTCGCGAACTGCTCCTGCCCGAGGGCGTCACCCCGCCCCGCGACATCCCCCTGGCCGGCGTCCACGTCACCACCGTGCCGCCACGGCCCCATTTCGATTTCGCCGCCGGCCGCGACAAGGTGCTCTCCGCCCAGTCCGTGGCCGATCTGGCCGCACTTGACTGCACCGACAAGCCCCAGCTCGTGCGGGCCATGGGCGCGCTTTTGACCTACTTAAGCGCCACTTACATGCGCGATCTCGGCCACCTGGGGCCATTCAAGCCGGTCAACCTCGGCCGGCACATGCTCCTGGACGAGGTCACCGAGCGCAATCTGGAAATTTTTCGCCGCCTGGACGGCCGCAAAGGCCGGGGGACGCTGTGGCATGTACTGGACCGTACTCAGACGCCCATGGGCGGACGGCTGCTGGAAACCATGCTGCGCCAGCCCTGGCTCGACCTCGGTCCCATCCACGAGACCCAGGAGGCGGTGGCCCTTTTCGCCGAGGACGAGAGCCTTCGCCGCCTTGTCCGGGAAGACCTGGCCGGGGTCTACGACCTGGAGCGGCTTATTACCCGCATCTTCCTCGGCCGGGCCGTGCCGCGCGATTTCACCGCCCTGCGCCAATCCCTGGCCGCCCTGCCCGCGTTGCGCCAGCGCCTGTCCGGGGCCGCCTCGGCCAAGGCCGCCAGCGCCCTGCTGTCGGGTTGGGACGACCTCGACGACCTTTTCGAACTCCTGTCCAGGGCTTTGGTCGATTCGCCGCCGGTGCTCGTCACCGAGGGGGGACTGTTCCGGGCCGGCTATCATCCCGAACTGGACGAACTGCTTGATCTGGCCGAACACGGCGAGCAAAAACTCCAGGAACTGCTGGCCCGGGAACAGGAAGACGGCAATCTGCCCAAGCTCAAGCTCGGCTTCAACCGAGTCTTTGGCTACTATTTCGAGCTGTCCAAAGCTGCCGGCTACGCCCCGGCCCACTTCGAGCGCCGCCAGACCCTGGCCAACTGCGAACGCTACGTCACCCCGGCGCTCAAAGAACTCGAAGACAAGCTCCTGGCCTCCGGCGAAAAACGCAAGACGCTGGAATACAATCTTTTCCGGGAACTGCGCGACCACGTGGCCGGATTGCGCGAGCGGGTCATGGAAACCGCCGCCCGGGTTGCCCGCCTGGACGTCTGGCAAGGACTGGCCGAGGCGGCCGTAGCCGGCGACTGGACCCGGCCCGAACTCCACGCCGGCCAGGCCATCGCCATCCGGGCTGGCCGCCATCCCGTGGTCGAGGCCGTCACGGGCGTGGGCAACTACATCCCCAACGACGTGAGCCTCGACGAATCGACCCGGATGCTGCTCATCACCGGTCCCAACATGGCCGGCAAATCCACGGTCCTGCGTCAGACCGCGCTGATTGCCATCCTGGCCCAGATCGGCTCCTTCGTGCCGGCGGCCAAGGCCAGCGTGGGGCTGGTGGACCGCGTTTTTTGCCGGGTCGGGGCCTCGGACAACCTGGCTCAGGGCCAGTCCACCTTCATGGTGGAGATGATGGAAACAGCCCGCATCCTGCGTCAGGCCGGCAAGAAGAGCCTGGTCATCCTGGATGAGATCGGGCGCGGCACGGCCACCTTCGACGGTTTGGCCCTGGCCTGGGCCGTGGTCGAGGAACTGTGCGGCCGCGACGACGGCCATGGCGTGCGCACCCTTTTCGCCACCCACTACCACGAGCTGACCGCCCTGGAAGGCCGCATCCCGGGGCTCAAAAACGCCAACATCGCGGTCAAGGAATGGAAGGGCGACATCATTTTCCTGCGCCGGCTGCTGCCTGGGCCGGCCGACCGCAGCTACGGCGTGGAAGTGGCCAAATTGGCCGGCGTGCCGCGAAACGTGGTCAAGCGCGCCCGGGAGATCCTTGGCGAACTCGAAAGCTGCCGCGACCCCGCCCAGGCCGCCCGGGGCAACCGCGAGCGCGGCCAGCCGTCCCTGCCCGGGCTGTTCGCCGTGCAGCCGCCCCACGCCGCAGCGGACGAAACCGAGGCCCGGCCCGACCTGTCCGCCCTACTTCTTGACGAACTGTCGCGCCTCGAACTAGACCGGATGACGCCGCTTGAAGCCCTGACGCTGCTTTGCGACTGGAAAGGGCGATTTGGCGGCAACGCCCGCTAA